A region from the Triticum urartu cultivar G1812 chromosome 1, Tu2.1, whole genome shotgun sequence genome encodes:
- the LOC125525663 gene encoding anthocyanidin 5,3-O-glucosyltransferase-like, with amino-acid sequence MAASAKTFVLYPSLGVGHLIPMVELAKHLLRRGHSAVLAVVDPPDGDPASAAAVARLAAANPSIAFRLLPAPPSPDPAAHPVRRAHDTLRLTNPALRAFLRSLPAPAHALLLDMFCVDALDVAADLALPAYFFFASAASDLAVFLNLPYLYPGLPSFRDTGDALVRCPGMPPIRAVDMLVTVQDKESDLTKVRLYQFKRIAEARGVLVNTFDWLEPTALKALAGGVCVPDRPTPRVYCIGPLVNGGEASGGGEKRHECLAWLDAQPEKSVVFLCFGSKGAFSAAQLKEIARGLESSGHRFLWAVRSPPEEQREFPEPDLDRLLPAGFLERTRGRGMVVKNWVPQAEVVRHEAVGAFVTHCGWNSALEAIMSGLPMICWPLYAEQAQNKVFMVEEMKIAVALEGYEKGTVKAEEIEAKLRLVMGTEEGGKLREMLSAARKMASDAIGDGGSSEVAFARFLSDLENGSMENGGCNN; translated from the coding sequence ATGGCGGCGTCGGCGAAGACCTTCGTGCTGTACCCGTCGCTCGGCGTGGGCCACCTGATCCCCATGGTGGAGCTGGCCAAGCACCTGCTCCGCCGCGGCCACAGCGCCGTCCTCGCCGTCGTCGACCCGCCGGACGGCGACCCCGCCTCGGCCGCCGCCGTGGCCCGCCTCGCCGCGGCCAACCCTTCCatcgccttccgcctcctcccgGCCCCTCCCAGCCCGGACCCCGCCGCGCACCCGGTCAGGCGCGCCCACGACACGCTCCGCCTCACCAACCCCGCGCTCCGGGCCTTCCTGCGCTCCCTGCCGGCCCCCGCCCACGCGCTCCTGCTCGACATGTTCTGCGTCGACGCGCTCGACGTCGCCGCTGACCTCGCCCTCCCCGCCTACTTCTTCTTCGCCTCCGCCGCCAGCGACCTCGCCGTCTTCCTCAACCTGCCGTACCTCTACCCCGGCCTGCCCTCCTTCAGGGACACGGGCGACGCGCTCGTGCGCTGCCCCGGCATGCCGCCGATCCGCGCGGTGGACATGCTGGTCACGGTGCAGGACAAGGAGAGCGACCTCACCAAGGTCCGGCTGTACCAGTTCAAGCGCATCGCGGAGGCGAGGGGCGTGCTGGTCAACACCTTCGACTGGCTGGAGCCCACGGCCCTGAAAGCGCTCGCCGGAGGCGTCTGCGTGCCCGACCGGCCGACGCCGAGGGTCTACTGCATCGGGCCATTGGTCAACGGCGGCGAAGCGAGCGGGGGCGGCGAGAAGCGGCACGAGTGCCTCGCGTGGCTCGACGCGCAGCCGGAGAAGAGCGTCGTGTTCCTCTGCTTCGGCAGCAAGGGCGCCTTCTCGGCGGCGCAGCTCAAGGAGATCGCTCGCGGGCTAGAGAGCTCCGGGCACCGGTTCCTGTGGGCGGTGAGGAGCCCGCCGGAGGAACAGAGGGAGTTCCCCGAGCCGGACCTCGATCGGCTGCTCCCGGCGGGCTTCTTGGAGAGGACGAGAGGCCGGGGCATGGTGGTGAAGAACTGGGTGCCGCAGGCGGAGGTGGTGCGGCACGAGGCGGTCGGCGCCTTCGTGACGCACTGCGGGTGGAACTCGGCGCTGGAGGCGATCATGTCCGGGCTGCCGATGATATGCTGGCCACTCTACGCCGAGCAGGCGCAAAACAAGGTGTTCATGGTGGAGGAGATGAAGATCGCCGTGGCGTTGGAGGGGTACGAGAAGGGGACGGTGAAGGCGGAGGAGATTGAGGCCAAGCTGAGGCTGGTGATGGGGACGGAGGAAGGGGGGAAGCTCAGGGAGATGCTTTCGGCGGCGAGGAAGATGGCGTCGGACGCGATCGGCGACGGCGGGTCTTCCGAAGTGGCATTTGCCCGGTTTTTGAGTGATTTGGAGAACGGCAGCATGGAGAATGGAGGATGCAACAATTGA